The segment TAAATTATATAGGAAACGATAAACAACAATCAGAAAAGAAAGTAGCACAAATTTTTTCAAAGTTCAGAAATTATAAAGAATTTAAAGATGTATCTTTTTCTACAAAAGAAGAGACCTATAAACAAGTGAAAGAGTCAACTACATTAATGATATATATTACCATATATTTAGGAATTATATTTTTAATATCCAGTGCAGCTGTATTAGCTCTTCAACAATTATCAGAGGCAAGTGATAGTATAGAAAGATATAATATTCTTAAAAAAATAGGTGTATCTAAAAAAATGATTAATAAATCTATATTTACTCAGGTATTAATATATTTTTCTATACCTCTTATATTAGCAGTAATTCATGCTATAGTAGGTATAAATGTAGTTAATAAGTTTTTAGAACTGTATGGAACTAATAATATAGGAACAAGTTCTTTAATAATAATGTTTGTTTTATTCATAATATATGGGGGATATTTTTGCATAACGTATACTGGTTACAAAAATATAGTTAAATAAATTAATTTATACTTTGAAAATACAATTAGAATTCAAAAAGGACAAGTAGGGAAAAATCGCTTGTCCTTTTCTAGTAATTCTAAATAGATAAAATTATTTATAATTTGTCATAAACGTTTTAAAACCATGGATTGATTAAAGTCTATGGTTTTTTATAGCTATACTAAATACCATACACTACTTAATTATATAAAGTAGTGTATGGTATAATGAAATCGAGGAGGGAAAAGAATGGAAATAGATAAAGAAATGATAAAAGGATATATTGAAAGTATAATTTTAAGTATATTATTAAAAGAAGATTTATATGGATATGAGATTTCAAAGCGTATAAGAGATATCAGTAAAAACAAGTTTCAAATTAAAGAAGGAACTATGTATGTAGTATTAAAAAGACTTGAAAAAAATGAACTTATTTCTCCATATTGGGATGATACAGAAAGTGGAGGTGGAAGGCGAAGATATTATAAAATTACTAGTGAAGGTATAGATTATTTAAAAAATAAGAAAGAACAATGGCTCTTTTTCAAAAACATTATTGATACATTTTATAAGGAGGTATAAGTATGGGACAAATTGATAGTTATGTTAACTCAGTTTATAAAAATGTAGGGGGCAATAAGGAAGAAATTAATATATTAAAAGAAGAAATGAGGTATCATATAATACAACTTGTAGAAGAATTAAAATTAGAAGGTAAGTCTGAAGAAGAAAGTATTTCCATTGCAATTAAAAGATTTGGTGAAGAAACACAAATTGAAGATGAACTATTTGGTGTATTTCAATTTGTAAACAAAAAAGCTAAGAAAGTATTAATGATAACTTTAGCATTTTTCATAATGGCAACAATATCTTTTTCTACTTTTCTAATTGGAACTCAATTTTTTATACATCAAGAATTAAAGAGCAATAGTAAAATATTTAATATAATGAGCTACTATAATAAGGATAATACTAATAGTATAGATGAAAATGTTGAGAATGTAATTAAGAAATCAAAGGGAAAAATTGAAGGGGTAATGATGTATCAATCTACAGGAGATTACACAGATATGAGAGAAGATATTTCAAAAGACTTAGAGTATGCTTATCCAAAAGGTATTCAAAATAAGAATAATAACAATATTAGTTTTATTGGTCAACAAATTAGCACTGAAAAAGGTGTTAAATATAATGTAAGTATTAGAGGTATAGACACTAATGCTTGGGTACCTGCATATATAAAAGTTTTAAAGAACATATCTATAGTATTCCTCGGCTTTTCTATAATATCAATGATTGCTTGGATTTTAGTAAAGTTAAATGGACATGCCTGTGCAATAAATAAATAATGATAATTGTTGATTTGGTAGAGTTTAAGGTCTGTATTATAAAATATAATATAAAATGTTAAAATTACTATAATTATAGAGAAAAAATGTATTGTGGAGGATAAATATGGATTTAGAAGAATTGCGTTTAGGCTGTGTGATCAAGCAAAAAAAAGGACTACATTTTATATTAGCATCAATTATTATCTGGTCTATTTTAGTGATTATACATTTAACATCATTACCCATACTAACTAAAAATTTACTTACTTTCTGTGCTACGGCACCATTAATGCCGTTAGCATTTCTTATATCCAAAATAATAAAGGCCGATTTTCAAAGCAAAGAAAATCCATTAACCAATTTAGGAATTCTTTTTTCTTTAAATCAAATGATATATTTATTAATAGCTATGTGGATATATCCAACTATCCCTGAAAAAATGTTAATGGTAATAGCAATAATATTTGGAGCACATTTGCTACCATATGGTTGGCTTTATAAATCGAAGTCTTATACTGTAGCATCTATATTAATACCAATTTTGTCTCTTGCCATTGGTATTAAATTTCAACCTTACATACTTGCAAGTATGATGTTATTAGTAGAAATTTTATTTA is part of the Clostridium botulinum genome and harbors:
- a CDS encoding permease prefix domain 1-containing protein; translated protein: MGQIDSYVNSVYKNVGGNKEEINILKEEMRYHIIQLVEELKLEGKSEEESISIAIKRFGEETQIEDELFGVFQFVNKKAKKVLMITLAFFIMATISFSTFLIGTQFFIHQELKSNSKIFNIMSYYNKDNTNSIDENVENVIKKSKGKIEGVMMYQSTGDYTDMREDISKDLEYAYPKGIQNKNNNNISFIGQQISTEKGVKYNVSIRGIDTNAWVPAYIKVLKNISIVFLGFSIISMIAWILVKLNGHACAINK
- a CDS encoding DUF7010 family protein codes for the protein MDLEELRLGCVIKQKKGLHFILASIIIWSILVIIHLTSLPILTKNLLTFCATAPLMPLAFLISKIIKADFQSKENPLTNLGILFSLNQMIYLLIAMWIYPTIPEKMLMVIAIIFGAHLLPYGWLYKSKSYTVASILIPILSLAIGIKFQPYILASMMLLVEILFSISLIIENKKCYTKTNRF
- a CDS encoding PadR family transcriptional regulator; the encoded protein is MEIDKEMIKGYIESIILSILLKEDLYGYEISKRIRDISKNKFQIKEGTMYVVLKRLEKNELISPYWDDTESGGGRRRYYKITSEGIDYLKNKKEQWLFFKNIIDTFYKEV